One genomic segment of Hordeum vulgare subsp. vulgare chromosome 2H, MorexV3_pseudomolecules_assembly, whole genome shotgun sequence includes these proteins:
- the LOC123430780 gene encoding polyphenol oxidase I, chloroplastic-like, which produces MSQFTMEMSITSAPRCTTTLGTRMPSNLQALVPKGHAHALLRDRKEARQPRRLACKATGGRVDRRDVLLGLGSAAAAGLGTRRGRGAIAAPIQAPDLGNCNPPELPNTAPDTNCCPTSGTGITDFVLPPAASSAPLRVRPAAHLVDAGHLAKYERAVALMKQLPADDPRSFEQQWRVHCAYCDGAYDQAGFPDLEIQVHNCWLFFPWHRFYLYFHERILGKLIGDDTFTLPFWNWDAPGGMTVPAMYANTSSPLYNQRRDPAHQPPFPVDLDYNEVDVVVPTDEQIDQNLRIMYRQMVSSAKKTQLFMGQPYRAGDQPDPGAGSMENVPHGTVHTWTGDPAQPNGEDMGNFYSAARDPIFFAHHANIDRLWHVWRGLRPGNADFADADWLDAAFLFYDEEARLVRVRVRDCLDLAAMGYAYQDVGLPWLEAKPAKRSGATPAPAAGALPATLGETVRVTVTRPQVSRSSKEKEEAEEVLIIEGIEVADHFNKFIKFDVLVNEPESGGDGASGYCAGSVALTPHMVRTNEKKGSVKTVARFGVCDLMDNIGADGDKTVVVSLVPRCGGELVTVGGVSVGYAK; this is translated from the exons ATGTCACAGTTCACCATGGAGATGAGCATCACGAGCGCGCCAAGGTGCACCACCACCCTCGGCACTCGCATGCCGAGCAACCTCCAGGCCCTCGTGCCCAAGGGGCATGCTCATGCCCTCCTCCGCGATCGCAAGGAAGCGAGGCAGCCGCGGCGTCTGGCGTGCAAGGCAACCGGCGGCCGCGTCGACCGCCGTGACGTGCTCCTCGGCCTCGGCAGCGCCGCGGCGGCCGGGCTGGgcacgcggcgaggccgaggggcgATCGCCGCGCCCATCCAGGCCCCGGACCTCGGCAACTGCAACCCGCCCGAGCTCCCGAACACGGCGCCGGACACCAACTGCTGCCCGACGTCCGGCACCGGGATCACCGACTTCGTGCtaccgccggcggcctcctcggCGCCGCTCCGGGTGCGCCCGGCCGCGCACCTGGTGGACGCGGGGCACCTGGCCAAGTATGAGCGCGCCGTGGCGCTCATGAAGCAGCTGCCCGCCGACGACCCGCGCAGCTTCGAGCAGCAGTGGCGCGTGCACTGCGCCTACTGCGACGGCGCCTACGACCAGGCCGGCTTCCCGGACCTGGAGATCCAGGTGCACAACTGCTGGCTCTTCTTCCCGTGGCACAG GTTCTACCTCTACTTCCACGAGAGGATCCTCGGCAAGCTCATCGGCGACGACACCTTCACGCTGCCCTTTTGGAACTGGGACGCGCCGGGAGGAATGACGGTGCCGGCGATGTACGCCAACACGTCGTCGCCTCTCTACAACCAGAGGCGCGACCCCGCCCACCAGCCGCCGTTCCCGGTCGACCTCGACTACAACgaggtcgacgtcgtcgtcccaaCAGACGAGCAGATCGACCAGAACCTCAGGATCATGTACCGCCAG ATGGTGTCGAGTGCCAAGAAGACCCAGCTGTTCATGGGGCAGCCGTACCGCGCCGGCGACCAGCCGGACCCGGGAGCGGGCTCCATGGAGAACGTGCCGCACGGCACGGTGCACACCTGGACGGGCGACCCGGCGCAGCCCAACGGCGAGGACATGGGCAACTTCTACTCGGCGGCGCGCGACCCCATCTTCTTCGCGCACCACGCCAACATCGACCGCCTGTGGCACGTCTGGCGCGGCCTCCGCCCCGGCAACGCCGACTTTGCCGACGCCGACTGGCTCGACGCCGCCTTCCTCTTCTACGACGAGGAGGCCCGCCTCGTGCGTGTCCGCGTCCGCGACTGCCTCGACCTGGCCGCCATGGGGTACGCGTACCAGGACGTCGGCCTGCCGTGGCTGGAGGCCAAGCCGGCCAAGAGATCCGGTGCGACGCCGGCGCCCGCCGCAGGCGCGCTCCCGGCCACGCTGGGGGAGACCGTGCGGGTGACGGTGACGAGGCCCCAGGTGTCGAGGAGcagcaaggagaaggaggaggcggaggaggtgcTGATCATCGAGGGGATCGAGGTCGCCGACCATTTCAACAAGTTCATCAAGTTCGACGTGCTGGTGAACGAGCCCGAGAGCGGAGGCGACGGCGCGTCGGGGTACTGCGCCGGCAGCGTCGCGCTGACGCCGCACATGGTCCGGACCAACGAGAAGAAGGGCTCCGTGAAGACGGTGGCGAGGTTCGGCGTCTGCGACCTGATGGACAACATCGGAGCCGACGGTGACAAGACGGTGGTCGTGTCGCTCGTGCCCAGGTGCGGCGGCGAGCTGGTCACCGTCGGCGGCGTCAGCGTCGGCTATGCCAAGTGA